Proteins from one Ketobacter alkanivorans genomic window:
- a CDS encoding SDR family NAD(P)-dependent oxidoreductase codes for MTQAAASFSLAGKTALLTGATGHLGEQMALALGAAGARVLVNSRSLQRANSLAQRLQEQGCVADVLAFDVTDQQQVSEALATLQGQPLHILINNAYAGGGGTIEEAETSQYHDSYDMAVVSAHRLLQACLPSLREAVRQDGDASVINIASMYGMVSPDLRIYDSRSDTNPPFYGAAKAALIQWSRYAACEFGTESIRVNSLSPGPFPAASVEKAKPGFIKALVSRVPLGRIGRAEELQGPLLFLASSASSFVTGSNLVVDGGWTSW; via the coding sequence ATGACGCAAGCGGCGGCTTCATTCAGTCTTGCCGGGAAGACTGCCCTGTTGACCGGCGCCACCGGCCACTTGGGTGAGCAAATGGCACTGGCACTGGGAGCGGCGGGAGCCAGAGTGCTGGTAAATAGCCGTTCTCTGCAGCGTGCTAATAGCTTGGCTCAACGCCTGCAAGAGCAGGGCTGTGTGGCGGATGTCTTGGCATTCGATGTGACAGACCAGCAACAGGTCAGCGAGGCTTTAGCGACGCTGCAAGGCCAACCATTGCATATTCTGATCAACAATGCGTATGCCGGTGGTGGTGGCACCATTGAAGAAGCTGAAACGTCACAGTACCATGACAGCTATGACATGGCGGTAGTATCGGCGCATAGGCTGCTGCAAGCGTGCTTGCCGAGCTTGCGTGAAGCGGTACGCCAGGATGGCGATGCATCTGTCATTAATATCGCCTCCATGTACGGCATGGTTAGCCCAGACCTGCGTATTTACGACTCGCGATCTGACACCAATCCACCGTTTTATGGCGCCGCCAAAGCGGCCCTGATTCAGTGGAGTCGCTATGCTGCCTGTGAATTTGGCACAGAATCCATTCGCGTAAACAGTCTCTCGCCGGGTCCTTTTCCTGCGGCCAGTGTGGAAAAAGCCAAGCCTGGCTTCATTAAAGCCTTGGTCTCACGCGTCCCCCTTGGCCGGATTGGTCGAGCGGAAGAGCTACAGGGGCCGCTGCTGTTTCTTGCTTCCTCGGCCTCCAGCTTTGTGACTGGGAGCAACCTGGTTGTGGACGGTGGTTGGACGTCATGGTGA
- the pseH gene encoding UDP-4-amino-4,6-dideoxy-N-acetyl-beta-L-altrosamine N-acetyltransferase → MTEWDLESVLAWRNHPEVRRFMFSRHEIELQEHKAWFEKASKQANRYLLVFEQDAQARGFVNLAVASGSIAEWGFYTDPSSPKGTGKALGNQLLSYAFGELKLHKLVGQVLAYNERSRNFHLRLGFQQEGILRQQHFDGEQYHDVYSYGMLASEWQQLQGENQ, encoded by the coding sequence ATGACTGAGTGGGATCTCGAGTCCGTGCTTGCCTGGCGTAATCACCCAGAGGTGCGACGCTTTATGTTCTCGCGCCATGAAATCGAGCTGCAAGAGCACAAGGCTTGGTTCGAAAAAGCAAGCAAACAAGCCAATCGCTATTTGTTGGTGTTTGAGCAAGACGCCCAGGCAAGAGGTTTTGTCAATCTTGCTGTTGCCTCAGGCAGCATTGCGGAATGGGGCTTCTACACCGATCCGAGCTCTCCAAAAGGCACAGGCAAGGCACTGGGAAATCAATTGCTCTCGTATGCTTTCGGTGAACTAAAGCTGCACAAGCTTGTGGGGCAAGTGCTGGCCTATAACGAACGGTCGCGGAATTTTCACCTTCGCTTGGGATTTCAGCAAGAAGGCATCCTGCGGCAGCAGCATTTCGATGGTGAGCAGTACCACGATGTGTATAGTTATGGCATGTTAGCCAGTGAGTGGCAGCAGCTTCAGGGAGAAAACCAATGA
- a CDS encoding molybdopterin oxidoreductase family protein has protein sequence MLFGRQDRKKIKILDKKVQEWKYTTCGYCSTGCSIEVGLDESGKAVATRGVATADVNRGKLCIKGIFEHELFEASGRGNTPIVRNKPWEAWQPTSWDGALDKMASEIKRIQGQYGRDAFAVVSTGQIMTEEFYTLGKLVRGCIGTNNYDGNTTLCMASAVSGYKRSFGSDGPPGCYEDFEHTECLIAWGSNLPEQHPIIYWRLKEALEKRKFPLIVVDPRVTMFAQFADIHLPITPGTDVVLQNALMHVILAEGLEDRDYINAHTNGIEALENCVKDYDPITAARICGIDEDTIRNVARLYAKAGAAMSIWTMGINQSTHGSDGVVGINDLNLITGNIGKPGGTSLSITGQCNAMGTREWSSCSGLPGYRALENQTHRDEIAKFWGIDESFFPEKRGMCMTDILPAIETGQVKGLWLVATNPMTSMPNTPRIRKTLEKLEFLVVQDSYQDVETNQYSHMYLPAAVWAEKTGCFTNTERRVNLIRPVVKPHADSKPDFWIFTELAKRFENGQKIHFPDTPEGAFNEMRQLSKGASRTLDISGMSHDLIEESRGIQWPYREGTKEAKGDQRLYTDGVFQTPDGKAKLIALPFIDNNEKPCDDYPFWLNSGRVVEHFHTRTRTGKLGNCNKFSPTPYMEMNPDAAAELGIRHQTYVRLVSRRGDAVVMVQLTQRVPRNMVFIPFHFHDCVNRLSLGLLDPHSRQPAYKQCSVRIEHTDQKQAAKLNAQRRAF, from the coding sequence ATGCTTTTTGGCCGTCAGGATCGTAAAAAAATTAAGATATTGGACAAAAAAGTCCAAGAGTGGAAATACACCACCTGCGGTTACTGTTCCACTGGTTGCTCTATAGAAGTGGGGCTGGACGAGTCTGGCAAAGCCGTCGCAACACGAGGCGTGGCCACCGCCGATGTTAATCGGGGCAAACTCTGCATCAAGGGCATTTTTGAACACGAGCTGTTCGAAGCCTCAGGCCGGGGCAACACCCCTATCGTTCGCAACAAACCCTGGGAGGCCTGGCAGCCCACCAGCTGGGATGGCGCTCTCGACAAGATGGCTTCCGAAATCAAGCGCATTCAGGGTCAGTACGGGCGTGATGCGTTTGCCGTGGTATCCACCGGCCAGATCATGACCGAAGAATTCTATACCCTGGGTAAACTGGTGCGGGGTTGTATCGGCACCAACAACTACGATGGCAACACCACGCTGTGCATGGCATCCGCCGTATCCGGTTACAAACGCTCCTTCGGCTCCGATGGCCCGCCGGGCTGCTATGAGGATTTCGAACACACCGAATGCCTGATCGCCTGGGGATCTAACCTGCCGGAGCAGCACCCTATCATCTATTGGCGCTTGAAAGAAGCGTTGGAGAAACGCAAGTTCCCGCTGATTGTGGTGGACCCCCGGGTTACCATGTTCGCCCAGTTTGCCGACATCCATCTGCCCATCACCCCGGGCACTGACGTAGTGCTGCAAAACGCCCTGATGCACGTGATTCTGGCGGAAGGTCTGGAAGATCGTGACTACATCAACGCGCACACCAACGGCATCGAAGCGTTGGAAAACTGCGTCAAAGATTACGACCCCATAACGGCGGCGCGCATTTGTGGCATCGACGAAGACACCATCCGCAATGTGGCGCGGCTCTATGCAAAAGCCGGTGCTGCCATGAGCATCTGGACCATGGGCATCAATCAAAGCACGCACGGCTCGGATGGCGTAGTGGGCATCAACGATTTGAACCTCATCACCGGTAACATCGGTAAGCCCGGCGGCACCAGCCTGTCCATTACCGGCCAGTGCAACGCCATGGGCACCCGTGAGTGGTCATCCTGCTCGGGCCTGCCTGGGTATCGCGCCCTCGAAAACCAAACACATCGGGATGAAATCGCTAAATTCTGGGGTATTGATGAATCCTTCTTCCCCGAAAAACGCGGCATGTGCATGACCGATATTCTGCCCGCCATTGAAACCGGGCAAGTAAAAGGCCTGTGGTTAGTGGCCACCAATCCCATGACCTCCATGCCCAACACTCCACGCATTCGCAAAACCCTGGAAAAACTGGAGTTCCTGGTGGTACAGGATTCCTATCAGGATGTAGAAACCAACCAGTACTCCCACATGTATCTGCCTGCAGCCGTGTGGGCAGAAAAAACCGGCTGCTTCACCAACACCGAGCGCCGTGTGAATCTGATTCGCCCAGTAGTGAAGCCTCACGCCGACTCCAAGCCTGATTTCTGGATCTTCACCGAACTGGCAAAACGCTTTGAAAATGGCCAGAAGATACACTTTCCCGATACTCCAGAAGGCGCATTCAACGAAATGCGACAGCTCTCCAAAGGTGCCAGCCGTACCCTGGACATCTCCGGTATGAGTCACGACCTCATCGAAGAAAGTCGAGGTATACAATGGCCCTATCGTGAGGGCACCAAAGAAGCCAAAGGGGATCAGCGCCTGTATACCGATGGCGTGTTCCAGACCCCCGACGGTAAAGCCAAGCTGATAGCGCTGCCTTTTATTGATAACAACGAAAAACCCTGTGACGACTATCCCTTCTGGCTTAACAGCGGTCGGGTGGTAGAGCACTTCCACACACGCACCCGTACCGGCAAGCTGGGCAACTGCAACAAATTCAGCCCCACTCCCTACATGGAAATGAACCCGGATGCCGCGGCCGAACTGGGCATTCGCCACCAGACCTACGTGCGCCTGGTTTCACGCCGGGGCGATGCCGTGGTGATGGTGCAGTTGACCCAGCGCGTGCCGCGCAACATGGTGTTCATACCTTTCCATTTCCACGATTGCGTGAATCGACTGTCATTGGGGTTACTGGATCCCCATTCGCGACAACCGGCCTACAAGCAATGCTCTGTACGCATCGAACATACAGATCAAAAACAGGCCGCCAAACTCAACGCACAGCGCCGCGCGTTTTAA
- a CDS encoding DmsC/YnfH family molybdoenzyme membrane anchor subunit produces MLSILRAVRDRLDQIGAEPDPEYDAPKPTWEKRPGEQNYAKLFDPQVQETNRYGRKIDLLDLSAGALPKDASLRINQNPAVGENPNRYKQHGFHFTSDNCIGCHACEAACSEKNGNPAHISFRSVGYVEGGTYPDYKRMNISMACNHCDDPVCLKGCPTRAYTKHAEYGAVLQDPDTCFGCGYCTWVCPYNAPQLDPIQGQVSKCNMCVDRLEEGLKPACVSACLGNALNFGVIENTPENREQVLPQIPGFPDPSITNPNIRFQQTKSMPNEVTRTDSMPVKYAKGDDGQFRSVVDEKEGKETAWNFARLSSRENPLVIFTLATQAVIGAFIAVYLAPWLGLDSIAGFESSLLFIPMLAVFMGLQLWGLVLSTMHLGKPFRFYRGFNNLRYSPVSREGLGIALFLTGLGAYTFFKLVNIWLEWGAVEVLAQLAGGFAAIAGLVGLWYMHKSYRIKARPFWNHWQVITSFFGTMFSLGSLLLGLFLLPVALINGTDISSLITVLGAMALIGFAAEGLGLIAHAKYLNVESGEGAASHYVQCTTFGKTYALRNGLIAASAVLALTMTLLPVGIAGVALYAMLLTGGLSALLMGRALFYVLVIPTTMPGAFFWKNKGFEEHARDVGLANMPQVGVVPHLH; encoded by the coding sequence ATGTTAAGTATATTACGCGCCGTACGTGATCGACTGGACCAAATTGGTGCTGAACCCGATCCCGAATATGATGCCCCGAAACCCACCTGGGAAAAGCGCCCGGGAGAACAAAACTACGCCAAACTGTTTGATCCCCAGGTACAGGAGACCAACCGTTACGGTCGCAAAATCGACCTGTTGGATCTGAGTGCGGGTGCGCTGCCCAAAGACGCATCCCTGCGCATCAACCAAAACCCGGCAGTGGGAGAAAACCCCAACCGTTACAAGCAGCACGGCTTCCACTTTACCTCTGACAACTGCATCGGTTGCCATGCCTGCGAAGCGGCCTGCAGTGAAAAGAACGGTAATCCAGCACACATCAGCTTCCGCTCCGTGGGATATGTGGAAGGGGGCACCTACCCCGACTACAAGCGAATGAACATCTCCATGGCGTGCAACCACTGCGATGACCCCGTGTGCCTGAAAGGCTGCCCCACCCGAGCCTACACCAAGCACGCCGAATACGGAGCCGTATTGCAAGATCCGGACACCTGTTTTGGCTGTGGCTACTGCACCTGGGTATGCCCCTACAATGCACCCCAGCTCGACCCCATTCAGGGTCAGGTATCCAAGTGCAACATGTGTGTGGATCGACTGGAAGAAGGCTTGAAGCCTGCCTGCGTATCCGCCTGCCTGGGCAACGCCCTGAACTTTGGCGTGATCGAAAATACCCCGGAAAACCGCGAACAGGTACTGCCCCAGATCCCCGGCTTCCCTGATCCCAGCATCACCAACCCCAACATCCGCTTCCAGCAAACCAAATCCATGCCCAATGAAGTCACCCGCACCGACTCCATGCCAGTGAAATACGCGAAAGGGGACGACGGCCAGTTTCGCTCCGTGGTGGATGAAAAAGAAGGCAAAGAAACCGCATGGAATTTCGCTCGCTTAAGCTCCCGCGAGAACCCGTTGGTGATCTTCACCTTGGCCACTCAGGCGGTTATTGGCGCATTCATAGCCGTGTATCTGGCGCCTTGGCTGGGGCTCGACAGCATCGCTGGTTTTGAAAGCAGCCTGCTGTTCATCCCCATGTTGGCCGTCTTTATGGGGCTGCAGTTGTGGGGGCTGGTGCTCTCCACCATGCACCTGGGCAAACCTTTCCGTTTCTATCGTGGCTTCAACAACCTGCGCTATTCACCGGTATCCCGCGAAGGTCTGGGTATAGCCCTGTTCCTCACCGGGCTGGGTGCTTACACCTTCTTTAAGCTGGTTAATATTTGGCTGGAGTGGGGCGCTGTAGAGGTGTTGGCACAACTGGCCGGTGGCTTTGCTGCCATCGCTGGCTTGGTAGGGCTGTGGTACATGCACAAAAGCTATCGTATCAAGGCCCGCCCTTTCTGGAATCACTGGCAAGTCATCACCTCCTTCTTTGGCACCATGTTCAGCCTAGGCAGCCTGCTGCTGGGCCTGTTCCTGTTGCCAGTGGCATTGATCAACGGCACCGACATCAGCAGCCTGATCACCGTGCTGGGCGCTATGGCCCTGATCGGTTTTGCTGCAGAGGGGTTAGGCCTGATCGCCCACGCCAAATACCTCAACGTAGAATCCGGCGAAGGCGCGGCCTCGCACTACGTACAGTGCACCACCTTCGGCAAAACCTACGCCCTGCGCAACGGCCTGATCGCCGCCAGCGCAGTACTGGCGCTGACCATGACCCTGTTGCCAGTGGGTATAGCCGGAGTCGCCCTGTATGCCATGCTATTAACGGGCGGCCTATCAGCACTGCTCATGGGCCGAGCCCTGTTCTACGTGCTGGTTATCCCCACCACCATGCCCGGAGCCTTCTTCTGGAAGAACAAAGGTTTTGAAGAACATGCCAGGGATGTGGGTTTGGCGAATATGCCGCAGGTGGGCGTGGTGCCGCATTTGCATTGA
- a CDS encoding aldo/keto reductase, producing MRSVIVLQARTSSSRLPGKVLLPVCGLPLAVLAAQRAANTGRKVIVATSTEASDDVLADTLNQFGVSCYRGSLDRVLDRMLAATEGMPGETVFIRLTADNVFPDGKLIDEVESEFLSQGVDYLRCNGMESGLPYGVSVEVTRLGHLREAARNTDKVADQEHVTPYVIRKYGISSFKRYQNLGMGHYRCTVDNFDDYLNICRIFSGVSDPVSICCFDLIERLSDGLYQPSVSAPVTDMVIGTAQLGMDYGVANRQGAPSQESAEVLLKTAIANGVAFIDTARAYGNSEAVIGRSLAGGWHGRVPIISKLSPLTQCSPSTSIQEVKALVNASLFQSCMSLGVSSLDVLMLHRAGHLHMWGGALWQHLMQCKEEGLVNALGVSIQTPEELIVASRNTEIQYLQLPINVLDTRWKDAISAITKAKAQRSLTVHVRSSLLQGLLVSRDSNHWLQAGVRKPETIWAWLNDMCKRSNSQSLADFCIRYVRSLPWVDGVVVGMESQQQLEENLASFERPLLESSLLSEIHATRPLLDNETLDPAQWRKGES from the coding sequence ATGAGAAGCGTTATTGTCCTTCAAGCTCGTACCAGCTCTTCTCGCCTCCCCGGAAAGGTGTTGTTGCCTGTGTGCGGGTTGCCGTTAGCGGTATTGGCAGCCCAGCGAGCAGCGAATACTGGACGCAAAGTGATTGTTGCTACGTCGACGGAGGCCAGTGACGACGTCTTGGCCGATACCCTTAACCAGTTTGGAGTTTCCTGCTACCGGGGTAGCCTTGATCGGGTTCTTGACCGCATGCTTGCTGCCACAGAAGGGATGCCAGGTGAGACGGTTTTCATCCGGCTTACAGCAGATAACGTATTTCCCGACGGCAAATTGATCGACGAAGTGGAGTCGGAGTTTCTTTCTCAGGGGGTGGATTATCTTCGTTGCAACGGTATGGAATCCGGTTTGCCTTATGGCGTGAGTGTTGAGGTGACGCGCCTTGGGCATTTGCGGGAAGCTGCACGCAATACCGATAAAGTGGCTGATCAGGAACATGTTACCCCTTACGTCATTCGGAAATATGGGATAAGTAGTTTTAAGCGCTATCAGAACCTGGGTATGGGGCATTACCGTTGTACGGTCGATAATTTCGATGACTACCTCAATATATGTCGAATTTTCAGTGGTGTTTCAGACCCGGTTTCTATCTGTTGCTTTGATTTGATCGAGCGGCTAAGCGATGGTTTGTACCAACCATCGGTATCAGCCCCGGTTACAGATATGGTGATCGGTACAGCTCAGTTGGGTATGGATTACGGTGTTGCCAACAGACAGGGCGCCCCTTCCCAGGAAAGTGCTGAAGTATTGCTGAAAACGGCCATCGCCAATGGCGTAGCTTTTATTGATACAGCAAGGGCATACGGCAACAGCGAAGCAGTCATAGGTCGCTCATTGGCTGGAGGCTGGCATGGACGTGTCCCCATCATCAGCAAACTTTCTCCATTGACCCAATGCTCACCCTCTACCTCAATTCAAGAAGTTAAAGCTCTGGTTAATGCTAGTCTTTTTCAGTCATGCATGTCTCTCGGCGTGTCATCGCTTGATGTGCTCATGCTGCATAGAGCTGGCCACCTCCATATGTGGGGGGGGGCACTATGGCAACATCTTATGCAATGCAAGGAGGAGGGTTTGGTGAATGCGTTGGGCGTATCAATTCAGACGCCGGAAGAGTTGATAGTCGCGTCACGGAATACCGAAATCCAGTACCTGCAACTACCCATTAATGTACTGGATACACGCTGGAAAGATGCGATTTCTGCAATCACCAAGGCCAAAGCGCAACGGTCCCTAACTGTGCATGTGCGTAGTAGTTTGTTGCAAGGGCTCTTGGTCAGCAGAGACAGTAATCATTGGCTGCAAGCAGGTGTTCGAAAGCCGGAGACTATCTGGGCATGGCTGAATGATATGTGTAAACGTAGCAATAGCCAGAGTCTAGCGGATTTCTGTATTCGCTACGTTCGCTCTTTGCCATGGGTCGATGGTGTTGTGGTTGGCATGGAGTCACAACAGCAACTAGAGGAAAATCTGGCTTCTTTTGAGCGGCCATTACTGGAAAGCTCACTGCTGTCAGAGATCCACGCAACACGGCCTCTGCTGGATAATGAAACACTGGACCCGGCCCAGTGGCGCAAGGGGGAATCATGA
- the pseB gene encoding UDP-N-acetylglucosamine 4,6-dehydratase (inverting): MLENSTILVTGGTGSFGHKFIPMTLDKYNPKKIIVFSRDEMKQWEMAKLYQGDARLRFFIGDVRDRERLYRALDGVDYVVHAAATKIVPTAEYNPFECVKTNINGAMNLIDACIDKGVKGVVALSTDKASSPINLYGATKLASDKLFVAGNSYAGGHETKFSVVRYGNVMGSRGSVIPFFMSIRDKGVLPITDPRMTRFMISLEQGVELVWHAFEDMVGGEIYVKKIPSMKVADLARVVAPEARQEAVGIRPGEKLHEQMISAEDAYYTYEYPEHFKILPTINEWATCQERIKDGKKVPEGFIYASDNNSEWMTDEELQAWIDDNFVEIGKI, from the coding sequence ATGCTTGAAAATTCAACGATTCTAGTAACGGGCGGTACAGGCTCGTTCGGTCATAAATTCATACCAATGACCTTGGATAAGTATAATCCTAAAAAGATTATAGTCTTCTCAAGGGATGAGATGAAACAATGGGAGATGGCTAAGCTTTATCAAGGCGATGCACGGCTGAGATTTTTTATCGGAGATGTTCGTGATCGTGAGAGACTATATCGAGCTTTGGATGGTGTTGATTATGTTGTGCATGCTGCTGCGACGAAGATCGTCCCAACTGCGGAATACAACCCTTTTGAATGTGTGAAGACCAATATCAATGGGGCTATGAACCTGATTGATGCTTGTATAGACAAGGGGGTCAAGGGAGTGGTGGCGCTATCTACGGACAAGGCGAGCAGTCCGATTAACCTTTACGGCGCCACGAAGCTGGCATCAGACAAACTGTTTGTGGCTGGCAATTCTTATGCCGGGGGGCATGAGACCAAGTTTTCTGTGGTCCGTTATGGCAACGTGATGGGCTCGCGGGGCTCGGTGATTCCGTTTTTCATGTCAATCAGGGACAAAGGCGTTTTGCCGATCACCGATCCTCGCATGACCCGCTTCATGATTTCCCTGGAGCAGGGAGTGGAGCTTGTTTGGCATGCCTTTGAGGATATGGTCGGTGGCGAAATCTATGTGAAGAAGATTCCGTCTATGAAGGTGGCTGATTTGGCGAGGGTGGTTGCGCCGGAAGCTCGTCAGGAGGCCGTTGGTATAAGGCCTGGTGAAAAACTCCATGAGCAGATGATTAGTGCGGAAGACGCATATTACACATATGAATATCCTGAACACTTCAAAATTCTTCCGACTATCAATGAGTGGGCAACCTGTCAGGAACGTATCAAGGATGGCAAGAAGGTTCCCGAGGGTTTTATCTATGCCAGTGACAATAATTCCGAGTGGATGACAGACGAGGAGCTTCAGGCTTGGATTGACGACAACTTCGTAGAGATTGGGAAGATCTGA
- the pseG gene encoding UDP-2,4-diacetamido-2,4,6-trideoxy-beta-L-altropyranose hydrolase has protein sequence MVKVLFRTDASTRIGTGHVMRCLTLAKALKEQDAECVFICREHPGHLLDLLETEGFVTHRLSAPQPATVSGGASDNVGSDYAAWLGVTRDQDANDCLPLIKQSQPDWLVVDHYALDARWEQVLRPHVDKIMVIDDLANRAHDCDLLLNQNLGSKAADYEGKAPAACKVLTGPEFALLRPEFAAHRASSLARRKTAPSITHILVTMGGVDVDNVTGAVLDALTKSHLPESCRISVVMGAQAPWLQQVRAQAAAMPHQADVFSGISNMAEVMASADLAIGAAGSTSWERCALGLPSITVVLADNQQSIADALVRAGAALMLELTSIEEALPRKIAWIKAQPSILKTMSDAAERVTSGTGVTKVMDWLQGVPACE, from the coding sequence ATGGTGAAAGTGCTCTTCCGCACAGATGCCTCCACGCGCATAGGCACAGGCCACGTCATGCGCTGCTTGACGCTGGCAAAGGCATTGAAAGAGCAGGACGCAGAATGTGTTTTTATATGTCGTGAACATCCCGGCCACCTACTGGATCTGCTGGAGACGGAAGGCTTTGTCACCCACCGCTTATCTGCGCCACAACCGGCAACAGTATCCGGGGGGGCAAGCGATAACGTTGGCAGTGATTATGCCGCATGGCTGGGTGTAACCCGTGATCAAGATGCCAACGACTGCCTGCCGCTAATCAAGCAAAGTCAACCGGACTGGCTGGTGGTGGATCACTATGCTCTGGATGCCCGCTGGGAACAGGTATTGAGACCCCATGTGGACAAAATCATGGTAATTGATGACCTGGCCAACCGGGCGCACGATTGCGACCTGCTGCTGAATCAAAACCTGGGCAGCAAAGCAGCGGATTACGAAGGCAAAGCTCCTGCTGCTTGCAAGGTGCTAACAGGTCCGGAATTTGCCCTGTTACGCCCCGAATTTGCGGCCCATCGCGCAAGTAGTCTGGCCCGCAGAAAAACAGCGCCTTCGATCACCCATATTCTTGTCACCATGGGCGGCGTCGATGTGGATAATGTCACCGGTGCCGTGCTCGATGCTTTGACAAAAAGCCATCTTCCCGAAAGCTGTAGAATCTCTGTGGTAATGGGGGCACAGGCGCCCTGGTTGCAGCAAGTGCGTGCACAGGCGGCGGCCATGCCACATCAAGCAGACGTGTTCTCAGGTATCAGCAACATGGCAGAAGTCATGGCCAGTGCCGACTTGGCCATAGGCGCAGCGGGCAGTACCTCTTGGGAGCGTTGTGCGCTGGGTTTGCCTTCAATTACGGTGGTGCTAGCCGACAACCAGCAATCGATCGCCGATGCCCTTGTCCGAGCCGGTGCGGCCTTGATGTTAGAATTAACTTCAATAGAGGAAGCGCTGCCTAGAAAGATTGCCTGGATCAAAGCACAACCGAGCATCTTGAAAACCATGAGTGATGCTGCAGAACGCGTTACCTCTGGTACAGGTGTCACAAAAGTGATGGACTGGTTACAGGGAGTGCCTGCGTGCGAATAA
- the pseC gene encoding UDP-4-amino-4,6-dideoxy-N-acetyl-beta-L-altrosamine transaminase, whose protein sequence is MIPYGRQEITQADIDAVVDALTSDFLTQGPQVPRFESVVAEYCGANHALATNSATSALHIACLALGLGQGDWLWTTPITFVASANCGLYCGAKVDFVDIDPQSYNLSPGALERKLEKAKQEGCLPKVLVAVHLCGQPCDMKAIHDLSQRYGFKVIEDASHAIGGKYCSEPVGNCRYSDITIFSFHPVKIVTTAEGGMALTNNVKLAQRMGLLRSHGITRDETLMTHEPDGPWYYQQIDLGFNYRMTELQAALGTSQMRRLDAYVARRHELAQRYNQLLNGLPVTLPWQHPDSYSGLHLYVIRIRGGKEKHLRVFEMLRAQGVGVNLHYIPVHTQPYYQDMGFRQGDYPEAEAYYGQAISLPMFPTMMEQQQDEVVEALRVALGGL, encoded by the coding sequence ATGATTCCCTATGGGCGCCAGGAAATTACTCAAGCTGATATTGATGCAGTCGTTGACGCCTTAACGTCCGATTTTCTTACTCAGGGGCCGCAAGTGCCCAGGTTTGAAAGCGTGGTGGCGGAATATTGCGGGGCTAACCATGCTTTGGCTACGAATAGTGCTACTTCGGCCCTCCATATTGCGTGCCTGGCGCTGGGGCTCGGGCAGGGCGATTGGCTTTGGACGACACCGATCACGTTCGTCGCTTCAGCCAATTGCGGGCTGTATTGTGGTGCCAAGGTGGATTTCGTAGATATCGATCCACAGAGCTACAACTTGAGTCCTGGGGCCCTCGAGCGAAAGTTGGAAAAGGCTAAGCAGGAAGGCTGCCTGCCCAAGGTTTTAGTTGCTGTTCATCTTTGTGGTCAGCCCTGCGACATGAAGGCGATTCATGATTTGTCGCAACGCTATGGTTTCAAGGTTATAGAGGATGCATCACACGCTATAGGCGGTAAATACTGTAGCGAACCTGTGGGCAACTGTCGTTACAGCGATATCACCATTTTCAGCTTCCATCCGGTTAAGATTGTCACTACCGCTGAAGGTGGCATGGCATTGACCAACAATGTTAAGTTGGCTCAAAGGATGGGCTTGCTGCGCAGTCATGGCATTACTCGTGACGAAACCCTGATGACTCATGAACCGGACGGACCTTGGTACTACCAGCAAATTGATCTGGGTTTCAATTATCGCATGACCGAATTGCAGGCAGCACTTGGTACCAGTCAAATGCGGCGTTTGGATGCATACGTCGCTCGCCGACATGAATTGGCCCAGCGTTATAACCAACTGCTGAACGGTCTCCCCGTGACCTTGCCTTGGCAGCACCCCGACTCTTACTCTGGTTTGCACCTCTACGTCATTCGTATTCGTGGCGGCAAGGAAAAGCACCTTAGAGTTTTTGAAATGCTAAGAGCCCAGGGCGTTGGGGTAAATCTGCACTATATTCCGGTACACACCCAGCCTTACTATCAGGACATGGGTTTCCGGCAAGGCGATTATCCGGAAGCAGAAGCGTATTATGGCCAAGCAATTAGTTTGCCCATGTTTCCGACTATGATGGAGCAACAGCAGGATGAGGTTGTGGAAGCATTGCGCGTAGCACTCGGAGGGTTATGA